One region of Agrobacterium tumefaciens genomic DNA includes:
- a CDS encoding DMT family transporter, with translation MNAEPTNPFRGISLKLISVGFFLVMQTCIKASGPDVPAGQITFFRSAFAIIPIVVYLAWLHALTSALHTNNLIGHFKRGFLGILSMACGFYGLTLLPLPEFIAIGYASPLLAVVFAAFILREKVRIYRWSAVFVGMMGVLVILWPKMTLLREGGFAAGEGLGAIAVLCGAALGGLAMIQVRQLVETEKTPTIVLYFSLTATLLSLVSVPFGWSALDTKQAVLLITSGICGGVAQIFLTESYRHAEVSTIAPFEYSSIVFGIAVSYILFGDIPTLTMLIGTAIVIFAGIFIIFREHQLGLARRAARKASTPQG, from the coding sequence ATGAACGCCGAACCGACAAATCCCTTTCGGGGGATAAGCCTGAAGCTGATTTCGGTTGGCTTTTTTCTGGTGATGCAGACTTGTATCAAAGCCTCCGGTCCCGATGTGCCGGCCGGTCAGATCACTTTCTTCCGCTCCGCTTTCGCCATCATCCCCATCGTCGTTTATCTTGCCTGGCTGCATGCGCTAACGAGCGCGCTGCACACCAACAATCTCATCGGCCATTTCAAGCGCGGGTTTCTCGGCATTCTCTCCATGGCCTGCGGGTTTTACGGGCTGACGCTGCTGCCGTTGCCGGAATTCATCGCCATTGGTTATGCCTCACCGCTGCTGGCCGTCGTGTTCGCCGCCTTCATCCTGCGCGAGAAGGTGCGCATCTACCGCTGGAGCGCGGTTTTCGTTGGCATGATGGGCGTGCTGGTTATCCTGTGGCCGAAGATGACCCTGTTGCGTGAAGGCGGTTTTGCCGCGGGCGAGGGGCTGGGCGCGATTGCCGTGCTATGCGGGGCAGCACTTGGCGGTCTCGCAATGATCCAGGTGCGGCAACTGGTGGAAACGGAAAAGACGCCGACCATCGTTCTCTATTTCTCGCTCACGGCCACCTTGCTTTCGCTCGTCAGCGTACCCTTCGGCTGGAGCGCTCTGGATACCAAGCAGGCCGTGCTGTTGATCACCAGCGGCATTTGTGGCGGCGTCGCACAGATCTTCCTGACGGAGAGCTATCGCCACGCGGAGGTCTCAACCATCGCGCCCTTCGAATACAGCTCCATCGTTTTCGGGATAGCGGTCTCCTATATCCTGTTCGGAGACATTCCCACGCTCACCATGCTGATCGGCACGGCAATCGTGATTTTCGCCGGCATCTTCATCATTTTCCGCGAGCACCAGCTGGGCTTGGCGAGACGAGCGGCACGCAAGGCCTCCACGCCGCAGGGGTAA